Proteins from a genomic interval of Flammeovirgaceae bacterium SG7u.111:
- a CDS encoding nucleotidyltransferase family protein translates to MSKSKLSIVVLAAGQSSRMGKPKQLLPVNGQPMLRRVAKTALSADNTKVTVVLGANAEACTEVLASLPVQIVVNKNWENGMGSSINSGLASALKQNPETDAVLLLLADQPFVTSKHINALQKLASTSKKSIIASSYSEIVGVPILLKKKYFSDLLKLNANKGAKLIVKANPDDIQSIPFPEAAKDIDTLEDFQNYIENKAG, encoded by the coding sequence ATGTCAAAGAGTAAGCTTTCCATAGTAGTTTTAGCTGCGGGACAATCTTCTCGAATGGGAAAACCAAAGCAGCTCTTGCCCGTCAATGGGCAGCCTATGCTTCGGCGTGTCGCAAAAACAGCTTTGAGCGCTGATAATACAAAAGTAACTGTGGTATTGGGAGCAAATGCCGAAGCTTGTACAGAGGTTTTGGCTAGCCTTCCTGTTCAAATTGTAGTAAACAAAAACTGGGAAAATGGCATGGGCAGTTCCATAAACTCAGGCTTAGCATCTGCCTTGAAGCAGAACCCTGAAACGGATGCCGTTTTGCTCCTGCTCGCAGACCAACCTTTTGTGACTTCGAAGCATATCAATGCTCTTCAAAAGCTTGCCTCAACAAGCAAGAAAAGTATTATCGCTTCTTCTTATTCGGAAATAGTGGGCGTGCCCATCTTACTAAAGAAAAAGTATTTCTCAGATTTGCTAAAGCTTAATGCGAACAAAGGAGCAAAGTTAATTGTAAAAGCAAACCCTGATGATATTCAAAGCATCCCTTTTCCTGAGGCGGCAAAGGATATCGATACCTTAGAAGACTTTCAAAATTACATTGAAAACAAAGCAGGCTGA
- a CDS encoding sigma-54 dependent transcriptional regulator yields the protein MPKVLIVDDDPSFCLMLKKFLEKNGYDAKEVLTAKSCLQLLITDGDFDIILIDFRLPDLNGLELLKEIKKKKPQVPVILMTSYANIRTAVKAMQMGAFEYVTKPINPDEILISIREALETGTEEVAEPAKAGKAKDTNTSKRPPLPKFQFIEGNSSEALEIKKYIDLVAPTNLSVIIHGESGTGKEYVSRMIHQHSRRSDKPFVAIDCGALSEELAASELFGHLKGSFTGAINDKIGQFQAANGGTLFLDEIGNLSYEIQVKLLRAIQEGMVRRIGSNKDDAVDVRIIAATNEDLSEAAKRGDFREDLYHRLNEFMVIVSPLRKRKDDIGLFAKHFLERSNMELEKDVKGFDFEVMQKFLGYTWPGNLREFKNVIRRAVLLTQGDLVMLESLPAEIINPPAESVASAPEQETAVPSANSGTNLKEMIERNERETIVRTLEQVKYNKSKAARLLNIDRKTLYNKLKQYGIDA from the coding sequence ATGCCCAAAGTATTAATAGTAGATGATGATCCTTCGTTTTGCCTAATGCTCAAAAAGTTTCTTGAGAAAAATGGGTACGATGCCAAGGAAGTGTTGACGGCAAAGAGTTGCCTGCAATTGTTGATTACAGATGGGGATTTTGACATCATACTTATAGATTTTAGGCTTCCCGATTTAAATGGCCTTGAACTTCTCAAGGAAATAAAGAAAAAGAAACCGCAAGTTCCCGTAATCTTGATGACCAGCTATGCGAATATCCGCACAGCGGTAAAGGCAATGCAAATGGGGGCTTTTGAATATGTAACGAAGCCGATCAACCCAGATGAAATTTTAATTTCCATAAGGGAGGCGCTGGAAACTGGAACTGAAGAAGTAGCAGAACCAGCCAAAGCGGGGAAGGCAAAAGATACGAACACAAGTAAAAGACCCCCTCTTCCTAAATTCCAGTTTATTGAAGGAAACAGTTCCGAGGCGCTCGAAATCAAGAAATATATTGATTTGGTAGCCCCAACTAACCTTTCAGTAATTATTCATGGAGAGAGTGGGACGGGAAAAGAGTATGTTTCTCGTATGATCCACCAGCATAGCCGCCGATCAGATAAGCCATTTGTGGCTATTGACTGTGGGGCACTTTCAGAAGAGCTTGCGGCAAGTGAGCTTTTCGGTCATTTGAAAGGTTCGTTTACAGGTGCTATCAACGATAAAATAGGGCAATTTCAAGCTGCAAATGGCGGTACCTTGTTCCTAGATGAAATTGGTAACCTTTCATATGAAATTCAAGTGAAATTGCTGAGGGCTATCCAAGAAGGCATGGTGAGGCGGATAGGCAGCAACAAGGATGACGCAGTTGATGTAAGGATTATAGCTGCGACCAACGAGGATCTTTCTGAAGCTGCAAAAAGAGGGGATTTTAGGGAAGATCTTTATCATAGGCTCAACGAGTTTATGGTGATAGTTTCGCCACTGAGGAAAAGAAAGGATGATATAGGGCTTTTTGCCAAGCATTTCTTAGAGCGCTCAAATATGGAGTTGGAGAAGGATGTGAAAGGTTTTGACTTTGAGGTAATGCAAAAGTTCTTAGGGTATACCTGGCCTGGAAACCTTCGTGAGTTTAAAAATGTAATCAGAAGAGCTGTTTTGCTCACTCAAGGTGATTTAGTGATGTTGGAAAGCTTACCTGCTGAAATCATAAACCCTCCAGCAGAATCAGTTGCAAGTGCTCCTGAGCAAGAGACTGCTGTCCCTTCTGCAAACTCAGGTACGAACCTGAAAGAGATGATAGAGCGAAACGAGCGGGAAACGATTGTCCGAACGCTTGAGCAAGTGAAGTATAATAAATCGAAAGCTGCTAGACTTTTGAATATTGATAGAAAAACTCTTTACAATAAACTTAAGCAATACGGCATAGATGCTTAG
- a CDS encoding VC0807 family protein yields MTQKKKESPLMNLLLNILIPVMILMKFSSPEKLGPAVGLVVALAFPIGYGIYDFIKQKKLNVFSVIGLISILLTGVIGLFQLDPSWVAVKEAAVPLVLGMAVIISLWTPFPLVKKLIYNDQLINVEKIDQILDERDSKPVFEKKLVLATYLVAASFLVSAVLNYVLAKVLVKSPAGTEAFNEELGQMTFWSFPVIAVPSTLIMFLALWMLIKSIQKLTSLELNDILNVKE; encoded by the coding sequence ATGACGCAGAAGAAGAAAGAAAGCCCGCTGATGAACCTCTTGCTGAACATCCTTATCCCAGTGATGATCTTGATGAAGTTCAGCTCCCCTGAAAAACTTGGCCCAGCTGTTGGACTAGTAGTTGCCCTTGCCTTCCCTATTGGCTATGGTATTTACGATTTCATCAAACAGAAAAAATTGAATGTATTTTCGGTAATTGGTCTGATAAGTATTTTACTCACTGGCGTGATTGGTTTGTTCCAACTCGACCCAAGCTGGGTGGCCGTAAAAGAAGCGGCAGTTCCATTGGTGTTGGGCATGGCAGTAATTATCTCCCTCTGGACCCCTTTTCCTTTGGTAAAAAAACTGATTTATAATGACCAGTTGATCAATGTAGAAAAAATAGATCAGATATTAGACGAACGAGATAGCAAACCTGTTTTTGAGAAAAAACTGGTACTTGCCACTTACCTCGTGGCTGCCTCCTTTTTAGTTTCGGCAGTACTTAATTATGTATTGGCCAAGGTTTTGGTAAAAAGCCCTGCTGGCACAGAAGCCTTCAACGAAGAGCTTGGGCAAATGACCTTCTGGAGTTTCCCCGTAATCGCCGTCCCTTCTACTCTTATTATGTTTCTAGCTTTGTGGATGCTGATCAAAAGCATTCAAAAACTCACTTCGCTGGAGCTAAACGATATTCTGAATGTCAAAGAGTAA
- a CDS encoding SMP-30/gluconolactonase/LRE family protein: protein MKTTEILNSYEVKHRFAIRSEHGEGPVWDEKAKKFYWVDLLRGKYYKADANTGVVKGYEMGQPLGVMALCNEGSVVAALKDGFAYYNEKADILEIMENPEKSLPETRFNDGAVDPKGRFLAGTMKHDGSKPIGSLYSFETGKKAKKLEEDIYITSGMDWSVDGKTFFLTDTNRHVIWAYDYDLETGNISNRRDHIVFGKDEYPDGMCIDSEGGFWVAMWEGSKLSHFDADGNKIEDIPLPVKYPTSCCFGGDDMKELFITTSLLELDDEEREETRTAGKVLSIRTNVKGKKQYRFRK, encoded by the coding sequence TTGAAAACTACCGAAATCTTAAACTCGTACGAAGTTAAACATCGATTTGCCATCCGCTCGGAGCATGGCGAAGGTCCGGTTTGGGACGAAAAAGCAAAAAAGTTTTATTGGGTCGATCTCCTGAGGGGAAAATACTACAAGGCAGATGCCAATACCGGCGTTGTGAAAGGCTACGAAATGGGCCAACCACTGGGCGTGATGGCTCTTTGCAACGAAGGAAGCGTAGTGGCAGCCTTGAAAGATGGATTTGCTTACTACAATGAAAAAGCTGATATCCTCGAGATTATGGAAAACCCTGAAAAGAGCTTGCCTGAAACTCGGTTTAACGATGGAGCGGTAGATCCAAAAGGAAGATTTTTGGCAGGTACTATGAAGCATGATGGCAGCAAACCTATTGGCAGCCTTTATAGCTTTGAAACCGGCAAGAAAGCAAAAAAATTAGAAGAAGATATTTACATTACCAGTGGGATGGACTGGAGCGTAGATGGAAAAACGTTTTTCCTTACCGATACCAACCGTCATGTGATCTGGGCTTATGATTATGACTTGGAAACCGGAAATATTTCCAACCGAAGAGACCATATAGTTTTTGGAAAAGATGAATATCCTGACGGGATGTGCATAGACAGCGAGGGTGGTTTCTGGGTAGCGATGTGGGAAGGAAGCAAATTGTCCCACTTTGATGCTGACGGAAATAAAATAGAGGACATTCCTTTGCCAGTTAAATACCCAACAAGCTGCTGCTTTGGTGGTGACGATATGAAAGAATTGTTTATCACCACTTCGCTGCTAGAACTAGACGACGAAGAAAGAGAAGAAACTAGAACCGCTGGAAAAGTGCTAAGTATCCGCACAAATGTGAAAGGAAAAAAGCAATATAGGTTTAGGAAGTAA
- a CDS encoding aminotransferase class V-fold PLP-dependent enzyme produces the protein MIGTTSALALPTLAAASIPSKSTSLPEFKSALSAFVPNEEKYWEMVKKQFTTDENLTVVNAANLCPSPYFVSEKATALLQKLQSNVSFQNRSVFSEEREIALTKLASYLNCTQPEVGITRNTSEANNIVVHGLDLGKGDEVVLWEQNHPSNGTSWEEQAKRFGFKIVWVKLPSNPSSKEELIKPFAEAINKNTRVLTFSHISNVSGIALPAKELCVLAREKEVLSLVDGAQSFGMLAIDVKDLACDFYTGSTHKWLMGPLENGIIYMKTEMIDKVWPSIITAGWKPDSNTVDEKFCKLGQRNETTASAISDILDFHLSIGKVQVEERVRELNSYLKGKLVQKLKNIEFVTPISSELSGGVTILKILGKEPREVFAKLYQDFGIACAPTGGLRLSPNIYNTKSDIDRVVEALVQIEKG, from the coding sequence ATGATAGGAACAACAAGCGCACTTGCTTTGCCTACATTAGCAGCAGCTTCAATTCCTTCAAAATCAACTAGCTTACCCGAGTTTAAATCTGCATTATCTGCTTTTGTCCCAAACGAAGAAAAGTACTGGGAAATGGTGAAAAAGCAATTTACCACAGATGAAAATCTGACGGTAGTAAATGCAGCTAATTTATGCCCCAGCCCCTATTTTGTAAGTGAAAAGGCTACGGCGTTACTGCAAAAATTACAAAGTAATGTTTCATTCCAGAACAGGTCTGTTTTTAGTGAAGAGAGAGAAATAGCCTTGACCAAGTTGGCTAGCTATCTCAATTGTACTCAACCTGAAGTTGGCATCACAAGAAATACATCTGAGGCTAATAATATCGTAGTGCATGGTTTGGACTTGGGAAAAGGAGATGAGGTGGTGCTATGGGAACAAAACCACCCTTCCAATGGTACTTCTTGGGAAGAACAGGCGAAAAGGTTTGGTTTTAAAATAGTTTGGGTCAAGTTACCCTCCAACCCATCATCGAAAGAAGAACTGATTAAACCTTTTGCCGAGGCGATCAATAAGAATACACGAGTGCTTACATTTTCACATATATCAAATGTGTCGGGCATTGCACTGCCAGCTAAGGAACTTTGTGTCCTTGCAAGGGAAAAAGAAGTGCTAAGTTTGGTAGATGGTGCACAGTCGTTTGGTATGTTGGCTATTGATGTAAAAGATTTAGCCTGTGATTTTTATACGGGAAGTACCCACAAATGGCTGATGGGTCCATTGGAAAATGGCATTATTTACATGAAAACCGAAATGATTGATAAGGTGTGGCCTAGTATCATCACTGCTGGCTGGAAACCTGACAGTAATACCGTTGATGAGAAATTTTGTAAGCTTGGGCAGCGGAACGAGACCACAGCTTCTGCCATAAGCGATATTTTGGATTTTCATTTGTCCATAGGCAAAGTACAGGTAGAGGAACGGGTACGCGAACTTAATAGCTATTTAAAGGGAAAACTAGTCCAAAAACTGAAGAATATTGAATTTGTAACACCTATTTCTTCAGAGTTGAGTGGAGGGGTGACTATCTTAAAAATTCTTGGCAAAGAACCTAGAGAGGTATTTGCCAAACTTTATCAGGATTTTGGTATTGCCTGTGCACCTACTGGAGGCTTGCGTTTATCTCCAAATATCTACAACACCAAATCCGACATAGATAGGGTAGTGGAAGCGCTAGTTCAGATTGAAAAAGGATAA
- a CDS encoding GNAT family N-acetyltransferase, whose product MNIQLRKIEERDFPALIELFKEFAALEKRPEKMVNSVEQMKKDKELINGFVVEREGEIIAFITFYFIYLSWTGKVLYMDDLYVTQENRGNGLGSRLINEVISYAKQERCKKMRWGVSNWNKAAIDFYKNLGAEIDEVELNCHLNLAERG is encoded by the coding sequence GTGAATATTCAATTAAGAAAAATAGAAGAAAGGGACTTTCCCGCCCTCATTGAATTGTTCAAGGAGTTTGCGGCGCTTGAAAAACGCCCTGAGAAAATGGTGAATTCCGTAGAGCAAATGAAGAAGGACAAAGAACTTATTAATGGTTTTGTGGTGGAGAGAGAGGGAGAAATCATAGCATTTATTACGTTTTATTTCATTTACTTATCGTGGACGGGCAAGGTGCTTTACATGGACGATTTGTATGTGACGCAAGAGAACAGAGGAAATGGACTAGGATCGAGGCTTATAAACGAAGTTATTTCATATGCTAAGCAGGAAAGGTGTAAGAAAATGCGTTGGGGCGTTTCGAATTGGAACAAAGCAGCTATTGATTTTTACAAAAACCTAGGTGCGGAAATAGATGAAGTGGAATTGAATTGCCATTTAAATTTGGCAGAAAGGGGGTAA
- a CDS encoding Gfo/Idh/MocA family oxidoreductase: protein MKKKNNLGTSTRRSFIKTTGTAALGSTLAFNIIISKTVYAGNSDTIKVGLIGCGGRGTGAASQALNADDNVVLTAMADIFEDKLKSSLKNLKKELDKKVKVDEDHQFLGFDSYNKLLASDVDMVILATPPAFRPDHLAAAVEARKHIFCEKPMAVDAPGFRKVLESVQKAKDKKLSLVSGFCWRHDFPKQEAFKRVLDGEIGEVRSIYNTYNTGELWSKPMEKGWSEMEYKMRNWLYYNWLSGDHIVEQAIHSVDMMSWAMGDEILPVSCTGTGGRQQRTEEKFGHIYDHFAITYEYENGAKGFHMSRQQKFCDRSYAVDMNGTKGRAIVDCIKRIHRVENGETWNYRGETNNMYQTEHDVLFASIRKGDAVNEGVRMANSTMLGIMGRMAAYTGKTVTWEDAIKSTEVLGPKIDEYSWELEWPTTPVAVPGVTKFF from the coding sequence ATGAAAAAGAAAAATAACCTCGGGACATCAACACGAAGATCATTTATCAAAACTACAGGTACAGCAGCTTTGGGCTCAACCTTGGCTTTCAATATTATTATATCTAAAACTGTGTATGCTGGAAATAGCGATACCATAAAAGTAGGTTTGATAGGCTGCGGGGGAAGAGGTACAGGAGCTGCAAGCCAAGCATTGAATGCAGATGATAACGTGGTGCTCACAGCCATGGCAGATATATTTGAAGATAAACTGAAAAGCTCTTTGAAGAACCTGAAAAAGGAGCTTGATAAGAAAGTAAAAGTCGATGAAGACCATCAGTTTTTGGGCTTCGATTCCTATAATAAATTACTAGCAAGTGATGTTGATATGGTCATTTTGGCAACTCCTCCAGCCTTCAGGCCTGATCATTTGGCTGCTGCCGTAGAAGCAAGAAAGCATATTTTCTGTGAAAAACCTATGGCAGTAGATGCTCCAGGATTTAGGAAAGTGCTGGAAAGTGTGCAAAAAGCGAAGGATAAAAAGCTTTCTCTCGTTTCGGGGTTTTGTTGGAGGCATGACTTCCCCAAACAAGAGGCATTCAAACGAGTACTTGATGGAGAAATAGGTGAAGTGAGGAGTATTTACAATACCTACAATACAGGTGAGCTTTGGAGTAAACCTATGGAAAAAGGTTGGAGTGAAATGGAATATAAAATGCGTAACTGGTTGTATTATAATTGGCTATCGGGAGATCATATAGTAGAGCAGGCGATCCATAGCGTAGATATGATGAGTTGGGCGATGGGCGACGAGATTCTTCCGGTAAGCTGTACGGGAACAGGAGGGCGTCAGCAGCGAACCGAAGAGAAGTTTGGCCATATTTATGACCATTTTGCAATTACCTATGAATATGAAAATGGTGCAAAAGGATTTCATATGAGCCGCCAGCAAAAGTTCTGCGACAGGAGCTACGCCGTGGATATGAACGGGACAAAAGGTCGGGCAATTGTCGATTGCATTAAACGAATTCATAGGGTTGAAAATGGAGAAACGTGGAACTATAGAGGAGAAACCAATAATATGTACCAAACCGAGCATGATGTGCTTTTTGCTTCAATAAGAAAAGGAGATGCGGTGAATGAGGGAGTGAGGATGGCGAACAGCACCATGCTGGGAATTATGGGAAGAATGGCAGCTTACACAGGCAAGACTGTCACTTGGGAGGACGCGATTAAGTCGACAGAAGTGCTAGGTCCCAAAATTGACGAGTACAGTTGGGAATTGGAGTGGCCAACTACGCCAGTGGCAGTACCTGGAGTCACCAAATTCTTCTAG
- a CDS encoding sugar phosphate isomerase/epimerase family protein, translating to MKPQISRKTFLRYGVVAASLPFFPTALTVCAKENKAAFSPLAGKLKIKKSLKYGMVQEGDSVMDKFKLLKEIGYDGVELDSPNDLDKNEILEAKAATGLEIPGVVNSEHWKSPLSHPDADVRKKCVDSMITALHDCKAYGGTTVLLVAGMVNENISYKDAYNRSQEEIKKLIPIAEETGIKIAIENVWNNFLLSPLEAARFVDELESPMVGWYFDVGNVVRYGWPEHWIQALGSRIMKLDIKEYSRKIQKEEGIWKGFGVPILEGDCNWAVVVDALEKVGYTEGWASAEVKGGDKKRLVDILERMKTIFS from the coding sequence ATGAAACCTCAAATCTCTCGAAAAACCTTTCTAAGGTATGGAGTTGTAGCAGCTTCATTGCCTTTTTTTCCAACTGCTCTTACCGTTTGTGCTAAAGAAAACAAGGCTGCGTTTAGCCCTTTGGCAGGAAAGTTAAAAATAAAGAAATCGTTGAAATATGGAATGGTGCAAGAAGGCGATTCTGTGATGGACAAGTTCAAGTTATTGAAAGAAATTGGCTACGATGGCGTAGAGTTGGATTCACCCAATGACTTGGATAAGAACGAAATACTGGAAGCAAAAGCAGCAACTGGCTTAGAAATACCCGGTGTGGTGAATTCTGAACATTGGAAGTCACCGCTTTCTCACCCTGATGCTGATGTAAGAAAAAAATGCGTAGATTCGATGATAACAGCATTGCACGACTGTAAAGCCTATGGCGGAACTACGGTCTTGTTGGTAGCAGGAATGGTCAACGAGAATATTTCCTACAAGGATGCTTATAATCGCTCTCAGGAAGAAATCAAAAAACTGATTCCCATCGCTGAAGAAACAGGGATCAAGATTGCCATAGAAAATGTATGGAACAATTTCTTGCTTAGCCCACTAGAAGCAGCAAGGTTTGTGGATGAGCTAGAAAGCCCAATGGTGGGCTGGTATTTCGATGTGGGAAATGTAGTGAGGTATGGTTGGCCAGAGCACTGGATTCAGGCTTTGGGAAGTCGGATAATGAAGCTCGATATCAAAGAATACAGCAGGAAAATTCAAAAAGAAGAGGGTATTTGGAAAGGCTTCGGAGTGCCAATTTTGGAAGGTGATTGCAATTGGGCAGTAGTGGTTGATGCTCTAGAAAAAGTAGGTTATACCGAAGGTTGGGCTTCTGCCGAGGTAAAGGGAGGCGATAAAAAAAGATTGGTCGATATTTTGGAGCGCATGAAAACAATTTTTAGCTAA
- a CDS encoding potassium channel family protein yields the protein MKRFNELLHSNRENKFLPFTIALAFIILFEPFLDGIQTSFPIVNTLIMLSLVLGVYSIGYGRVMLSFVIVLVALTIVFSILKDVLQMRIFGLLQYGCNILFFGIADYRLIKFVAKSKNVTANIIYGAICGYLLMGFIGAMLFDVLTTIAPNSLDFPYTDQPGFHDFLYFSFVTLSTLGYGDVTPAAEVAQSLSILLSVTGQMYLTVLVAMLVGKYLNDQNSTK from the coding sequence ATGAAAAGATTTAATGAGTTATTACACTCAAATCGAGAGAACAAGTTTTTGCCTTTTACCATTGCTCTTGCCTTTATTATCTTGTTTGAACCGTTTTTAGATGGAATCCAGACTAGTTTTCCCATAGTCAATACGTTGATCATGCTATCGCTTGTATTAGGAGTTTATAGCATTGGCTATGGGAGGGTAATGCTTAGTTTTGTCATCGTTTTAGTTGCTCTTACCATTGTTTTTAGCATATTGAAAGATGTTCTTCAGATGCGTATTTTTGGACTGCTTCAATACGGCTGTAATATCTTGTTTTTTGGTATTGCCGATTATCGCCTCATTAAATTTGTAGCAAAAAGTAAAAATGTAACCGCAAATATCATCTATGGAGCTATTTGTGGTTATTTGCTTATGGGTTTTATAGGGGCGATGTTGTTTGATGTTTTGACAACCATAGCTCCAAATTCTCTCGACTTTCCTTATACAGATCAGCCTGGCTTTCATGATTTTTTGTACTTCAGTTTTGTTACCCTTTCTACATTAGGCTATGGCGATGTAACTCCCGCTGCGGAAGTGGCACAGTCTCTTTCCATCTTGCTTAGTGTCACAGGACAGATGTATCTTACTGTTTTGGTTGCAATGCTGGTAGGCAAGTACCTTAATGACCAAAATTCAACGAAATAA